The Subtercola sp. PAMC28395 genome segment AGCTGGATCGATGGCGGCGACGGTGCAGCCCTTCGGAGCATCCACGGCGATTCGCTTGCCATTCCGCAGGTCGATTGAGCGCTCGGCATCGAGCGTGACCACAGGAAACAACTTCGCGGCGATGGTCGCGGGCGGCACAAGGTCTCGTGCCGGGTCGAGTTCGGGCAAGGTGTGCGCCGTGTTCACCTGGAACGGGCCGATCCGAGTTCGCCGAAGCGAAGTGAGGTGCCCGCCGACGCCGAGCGCCTCCCCCAGGTCGCGGGCGATGGCTCGAACGTAGGTCCCCGAACTGCACGTCACCCTCACGGCAACGTCGACGAAGGCCGGGGGCGGCGACGCAGCCGTGGTCGAAGTCGAGGTGGTCGAAGTCGGGGTGTTCGAAAGCGCGGTGTTCGAAAGCGGAGTGTTCGAAAGCGCGGTGTTCGAAGTCAGGGTGCTTGAAAGCGCGGTGGAGGATGCACGGGAGATATCAAGTACGTCGATGGATGCGATGGTGACGGGCCGGGCATCCAGAACCACTGTCTCGCCCTCGCGAACGCGGGTGTAGGCGCGTTTGCCGTCGACCCTGATGGCGCTGACGGAGCTCGGGATCTGGAGGACGTCGCCGGTCAGAGGAACAAGCGCACGCTCGATGTCGGCTGCAGTGAGATTCTGCACCGCCTCGGGATCGGCCGACTCGATTGTCTCGCCCTCAGAATCATCGGTAGTCGTTGCTTCGCCAAGCCGGATGGTGGCTTCATACTCCTTGTCGAGACCGACAATGTACGTGAGCAGACGTGTCGATGAATTCAGGCCCAGCACGAGGAGCCCTGTTGCGAGGGGATCGAGCGTTCCGGCGTGGCCGACCTTGCGGGTGCCCGCCAGCTTGCGGGTGCGAGCCACGACGTCGTGGCTGGTCAGACCTTGCGGCTTGTCGATGAGCACGATGCCACTCGTGAGGCCGGATGATGTCACCCACCAACGCTAACAGCGATCGGCATCGGTGGCTGCCTGGCGGTGAAGTCGGCTGGGTGCTGGCGCAGAAGGGGCTTCTCCTCCACAACTGGCGTGCTTTGTGAGTTGTCCACTGATCGCGGATTTTGGCTGTTGGTGTCGGCGGCGAATGATTGACTGTCGCCATGACACGAGCATTACTCACTGATGACGAGATTGATCCCTCCCCGACTGATCCGACTTTCACGGGCCCCGATTGCTTCGGCTCAGAGACGGGATCGGCCTCCTCAGGGTCGCGGTCATCAGCGTCGTCGTCGTTGCGTCGGGAGCGTTTTGCGGCTGCGGTCGCTGCGGTGGTGGTGTCGCATCGGGCGATCGCTGCGGCGCACGCAGAGCATGCTCTCCTGGTCGAGGAGGCCCGGGTGGTGGGGTTCGCGCTTCATACCCAGGACAGTTTCGCGAGCAGTGGGGGTGGAGGCCCGCAGTGGTCCTCTGACCAGATCGTGCAACGCCAAGTCGTCTTAGAGCTCGCCGTCGCCTTACACCTCACCGAGATCGACGCGCGCCGGCTGGTCGATACCTGCGAAGGGCTTGCCGGCCCGTTCACGGCCACGCGGGAGGCTCTGTTGGCGGGGCGGGTGTCGTACCGGCACACCGAAACCCTCGTTCACCGTTCGCACCCGCTCCCCCGGGAAGCGCTCGGACGGTACGAGAAGACAGTACTGCCCTGGGCGCGGAAAGTGACCGTGCAACGCCTCGACAAGATCGCCCGCGCCTGTGTGGAAGAAGTGCAACCCCGCACCGACAGCCAACGCCACACCGACGCCGTCACTGGGAGGCGTACGTATCTGGAGCCCGGGTCTGACGGGATGGCGTACCTGACCCTGTACACCGCCGCCGTCGAAGCTGCTGCCATCCACAACCGGGCCACCGACATGGCCAGGTCCGCGAAACACAACGGCGACCCCCGCACCCTCAGCCAACTGAAAGTCGACGTCCTGACCGACCTGATGCTCAACGGTGACACCCACACCCCACGGGTTGCCCCCGGTATCCGGGCCCGCGTGAACGTCACCGTCCCCGCCCTCACACTGCTGGGCCGCGACCACCACGGGAATCCCGACCCCGATCAGTCGTCTGGGCCAGCGAACCTGGAGGGGTTCGGGCCGATCGACCGGCACACCGCCCTCACCATCACCCGCCACGCACACTCGTTCACCCGGATCCTCACCGACCCCGCCACCGGTGCTGTGCTCAGCTACGGCCGGCAACGATACAAACCCCCCACCGACCTTGACGAGCTGATCCGGCTCACCCACACCGAATGCACCTTCCCGACACCCTGCGAACCATCAACCACCGCAGACCTTGACCACACCATCGCCTGGGGCGACGGCGGTGAAACCAGCTACGACAACCTCAGCCCCCTCTGTGCTTCGCACCACAAAGTCAAACACCACACCGAATGGACCATCCTGCAAACCCCCAACACCAACGGGCGACCACCAACCATCACCTGGACCTCACCCGCCGGCTACGAATACACCATCGACCCCACACCACTCGCGAAACCCATCATGCAGTTCACCGAAACGACAGGCGACGACAAAGAAAGCACCGAAGGTGATGATGGCGCGCACGCCGACTCCGACGTCGAAATCGACACCGGCACCGGCACCGACACCGACCCCGACCCTGACCCAGACATACACATGAACGTGGGCCCGAATGGCTCGATCGAC includes the following:
- a CDS encoding HNH endonuclease signature motif containing protein encodes the protein MTRALLTDDEIDPSPTDPTFTGPDCFGSETGSASSGSRSSASSSLRRERFAAAVAAVVVSHRAIAAAHAEHALLVEEARVVGFALHTQDSFASSGGGGPQWSSDQIVQRQVVLELAVALHLTEIDARRLVDTCEGLAGPFTATREALLAGRVSYRHTETLVHRSHPLPREALGRYEKTVLPWARKVTVQRLDKIARACVEEVQPRTDSQRHTDAVTGRRTYLEPGSDGMAYLTLYTAAVEAAAIHNRATDMARSAKHNGDPRTLSQLKVDVLTDLMLNGDTHTPRVAPGIRARVNVTVPALTLLGRDHHGNPDPDQSSGPANLEGFGPIDRHTALTITRHAHSFTRILTDPATGAVLSYGRQRYKPPTDLDELIRLTHTECTFPTPCEPSTTADLDHTIAWGDGGETSYDNLSPLCASHHKVKHHTEWTILQTPNTNGRPPTITWTSPAGYEYTIDPTPLAKPIMQFTETTGDDKESTEGDDGAHADSDVEIDTGTGTDTDPDPDPDIHMNVGPNGSIDVENGCNDGRISDAPPF
- the truB gene encoding tRNA pseudouridine(55) synthase TruB, translated to MTSSGLTSGIVLIDKPQGLTSHDVVARTRKLAGTRKVGHAGTLDPLATGLLVLGLNSSTRLLTYIVGLDKEYEATIRLGEATTTDDSEGETIESADPEAVQNLTAADIERALVPLTGDVLQIPSSVSAIRVDGKRAYTRVREGETVVLDARPVTIASIDVLDISRASSTALSSTLTSNTALSNTPLSNTALSNTPTSTTSTSTTAASPPPAFVDVAVRVTCSSGTYVRAIARDLGEALGVGGHLTSLRRTRIGPFQVNTAHTLPELDPARDLVPPATIAAKLFPVVTLDAERSIDLRNGKRIAVDAPKGCTVAAIDPAGELIGLFESKGGTARVLVNFPSDARTAAEAAVKHDAVTDAAADETTADETTADETTAVVTPEQDPS